In a single window of the Rhodopirellula bahusiensis genome:
- a CDS encoding arylsulfatase, whose amino-acid sequence MTTDKIPSSKQSSPPHFGGVLLSVLVATGLSGPACSNEYMNSVVGTDFDLITADDPSTFKSLVFLKSARVEMPDKRSKDAPLFQRAFIFEAAFTDETKVSLYIDDRFKNEEAAEAEARRYVGPLGKLPASLRQGVARLVVHEGGKDTTAFSDAGLIVVYSANATQRISKHDLEETIFLEAVHAAWDAKHARSEGWQRAQLIDGDFAVLHAKRRPPREDLAESALFAYTIQRHPERIPDADRTKLGNIIQHRIAYVSELLEPIGHDDVESTVQKPQSSAKSTVAKPPNVILILADDLATGDLGGGDSHPTRTPNLDRLANESVRFSQAYSGSCVCAPARAALLTGRYPHRTGVVTLNMNKYPKLTRIRRDETTIADVLKDAGYATGLIGKWHTGRGDGFHPMDRGFDEFQGFDGSDDVGYFQYSFSEQREVSRVKDKYLTDDLTHRAIGFVRSHQDHPFFLHLAHYAPHRPLEAPAEIISSYRNQGFGESVATIYAMIEVMDRGIGELLSELEKLQLADNTIVIFASDNGPDPVTGERFNNELRGTKYQVNEGGIRVPLFVRWPHRFTPGQRDHVVSFVDLLPTILDLCNVKLPTNNRLDGQSFTPVLSDSSARFSLTRFWQWNRAWPNYTHNAAIRKGQFKLVRPYVTRSTKPKDSTRPTILYDLKNDPTESHDVTDKHPSVARQMSRELEQWCESIEQDRIRPETMPTHTH is encoded by the coding sequence ATGACCACGGACAAGATCCCCTCATCGAAGCAGTCATCGCCTCCGCATTTCGGCGGCGTGTTGTTATCCGTGCTTGTCGCGACAGGGCTCAGTGGTCCCGCTTGCTCCAACGAATACATGAATTCGGTCGTCGGAACAGACTTCGACCTTATTACAGCGGACGATCCGTCGACATTCAAGAGCCTTGTGTTTCTGAAGTCCGCACGCGTCGAGATGCCGGACAAGCGGTCAAAGGATGCTCCACTCTTCCAACGGGCGTTCATCTTCGAGGCAGCGTTCACCGATGAGACTAAGGTGAGTCTCTACATCGACGATAGGTTTAAGAATGAAGAGGCCGCCGAAGCCGAGGCTCGCCGTTATGTCGGTCCGTTGGGGAAACTCCCTGCGAGTTTGCGCCAGGGAGTCGCTCGCTTAGTGGTTCACGAAGGTGGCAAGGATACGACGGCGTTCAGTGATGCCGGTCTGATTGTCGTCTATTCCGCGAACGCGACTCAACGCATTAGCAAACACGACCTAGAGGAAACCATTTTTCTCGAGGCTGTCCATGCCGCATGGGACGCAAAACACGCGCGGTCCGAAGGATGGCAACGAGCTCAATTGATCGATGGTGACTTCGCGGTGCTTCATGCGAAGAGGAGGCCTCCGCGTGAAGACCTAGCGGAATCGGCACTGTTCGCGTACACGATCCAGCGTCACCCGGAACGCATTCCTGATGCGGACCGTACTAAACTGGGAAACATCATTCAGCACCGCATCGCATATGTCAGCGAACTATTGGAACCAATCGGTCACGATGATGTTGAGTCCACGGTTCAAAAACCACAATCAAGTGCCAAGTCGACCGTTGCCAAGCCCCCCAATGTCATTTTAATATTGGCGGACGACCTCGCAACGGGTGACCTGGGTGGCGGCGACAGCCATCCGACAAGAACGCCGAATCTGGATAGGCTGGCCAATGAGTCTGTGCGGTTTTCGCAGGCTTACAGTGGCTCTTGTGTGTGCGCACCAGCCCGAGCCGCCTTGCTGACCGGACGCTATCCGCATCGTACCGGCGTAGTGACGCTGAATATGAATAAGTATCCGAAGTTGACGCGAATTCGACGTGACGAAACAACCATCGCGGACGTCTTGAAAGACGCCGGTTACGCGACGGGGCTGATCGGCAAGTGGCATACTGGACGGGGCGACGGGTTTCATCCAATGGATCGTGGCTTCGACGAATTCCAAGGCTTTGATGGTTCCGATGATGTGGGATACTTTCAATATTCGTTCTCGGAGCAGCGAGAAGTCAGTAGAGTCAAGGATAAATATCTAACCGATGACTTGACTCATCGAGCGATTGGGTTTGTCCGCAGCCATCAAGATCATCCGTTCTTTCTGCACTTGGCACACTACGCGCCGCATCGACCCTTGGAGGCGCCTGCTGAAATCATTTCGAGCTATCGCAATCAAGGGTTCGGCGAATCTGTCGCGACGATCTATGCCATGATTGAAGTGATGGATCGCGGCATTGGGGAGTTACTCTCGGAACTTGAAAAGCTGCAATTGGCGGACAACACAATTGTCATTTTCGCCAGCGACAACGGTCCCGACCCAGTGACGGGCGAGCGTTTCAATAATGAGCTGCGCGGAACCAAGTACCAAGTCAATGAAGGCGGCATCCGTGTGCCACTGTTCGTTCGCTGGCCGCATCGGTTCACGCCGGGCCAGCGAGATCATGTGGTCTCGTTTGTTGATCTGTTGCCGACGATTCTCGATCTATGTAATGTCAAATTGCCGACGAACAATCGTCTCGACGGTCAGAGCTTTACCCCCGTGCTAAGCGACTCATCGGCCAGATTTTCACTGACGCGTTTCTGGCAATGGAATCGTGCTTGGCCGAACTACACACACAACGCCGCAATTCGCAAGGGACAGTTCAAGCTCGTTCGACCGTACGTTACTCGGAGCACCAAGCCGAAGGATTCGACACGGCCCACGATTCTCTACGATCTGAAAAACGATCCCACCGAATCACACGATGTGACTGACAAGCATCCCAGCGTTGCTCGGCAAATGAGTCGGGAACTAGAGCAGTGGTGTGAAAGCATTGAACAGGATCGAATCCGTCCTGAAACCATGCCAACGCATACTCATTAA
- a CDS encoding reverse transcriptase domain-containing protein, which translates to MISPLLANIVLNKLDWRLEQAGYRFVRYADDFVVVCKTKTQAQAALELVAEVMTELGLSLSPEKTKIASYGKGYDFLGFRLSSKSRTMRAKSLEKFKTKIREITRRCNNLDARVIEKLNQVIRGTANYFAPEFSTCIKLFQKLDKWIRMRVRCMKFKRKLTYDNYRLKMRHFDKKLGLLKLLDFTGTSMSKTQA; encoded by the coding sequence GTGATCAGTCCGTTGCTTGCCAACATCGTGCTCAATAAGCTCGATTGGCGATTGGAGCAGGCGGGGTATCGCTTCGTGCGGTACGCCGACGACTTCGTCGTCGTGTGCAAGACGAAGACACAGGCACAAGCAGCCTTGGAATTAGTCGCAGAAGTAATGACCGAACTCGGACTTTCATTGAGTCCCGAGAAGACGAAGATTGCGAGCTATGGGAAGGGTTATGACTTCCTTGGCTTTCGGCTTTCGAGCAAGTCACGAACAATGCGTGCGAAGTCCTTGGAGAAATTCAAGACGAAGATCCGGGAGATAACTCGCCGGTGTAACAACCTGGACGCACGGGTGATCGAGAAACTGAACCAAGTGATTCGAGGAACGGCGAACTATTTCGCTCCGGAGTTCTCAACGTGCATCAAGCTTTTCCAAAAGCTGGACAAGTGGATTCGGATGCGAGTCCGCTGCATGAAATTCAAACGGAAGTTGACGTACGATAACTACCGACTGAAGATGAGACACTTCGACAAGAAACTTGGACTGCTGAAGCTTCTTGATTTCACAGGAACGTCCATGAGCAAGACGCAGGCGTGA
- a CDS encoding tyrosine-type recombinase/integrase, giving the protein MKKLLGKAIALKAERMPQARQTPMVVAASDRSLPILIAKAGSSARFAWEEFIYGKIRNRHTRAAYEHAIRKFLSHCEALNKELPTVSPRDVGCYLDEQDYAPATKKLHLSAIRHFFDTLVTRHVILLNPAHSVRGVRLQVVEGKTPEITVAQARKLMQSLDTSHVVGLRDRAIIAIMIYTAARVGAVASLRRDSFYDLGDQHCLRFSEKGGKSREIPVRHDLQHFIGDYLVAGGTEYADKSKPLFRTTIRKTKKLTQNPMSAGDMARMVKRRMKDAGLPPRLSPHSFRVTTITDLLSQGVPLEDVQNLAGHADPRTTRLYDRRQRRVTRNLVERISI; this is encoded by the coding sequence GTGAAGAAACTACTTGGCAAAGCGATTGCTCTCAAAGCCGAACGAATGCCGCAGGCCCGTCAGACGCCGATGGTCGTTGCGGCAAGTGACCGCTCTCTTCCGATTCTTATCGCGAAAGCCGGGTCATCAGCCCGGTTTGCTTGGGAAGAGTTCATCTACGGTAAGATTCGCAATCGTCACACACGAGCTGCCTACGAGCACGCGATACGGAAGTTCTTGTCGCACTGCGAGGCGTTGAATAAAGAGCTTCCCACCGTGTCGCCACGTGATGTGGGCTGCTACTTGGATGAACAGGACTACGCACCGGCGACGAAGAAGCTGCATCTGTCTGCCATCCGTCACTTCTTCGATACGCTGGTGACAAGGCACGTCATCTTATTGAACCCCGCACACTCGGTTCGTGGCGTACGCTTGCAGGTTGTCGAAGGCAAAACACCCGAAATTACAGTTGCACAGGCTCGAAAGCTGATGCAATCACTCGACACCAGCCACGTTGTGGGGCTTCGGGATCGTGCTATCATCGCCATCATGATCTACACGGCAGCCCGTGTCGGAGCGGTTGCCTCACTTCGTCGCGACAGCTTCTACGACCTTGGCGATCAGCACTGCTTGAGGTTCAGCGAGAAAGGCGGAAAGTCACGTGAGATTCCAGTTCGTCATGACTTACAGCATTTCATCGGAGATTATCTCGTAGCTGGTGGAACAGAATACGCGGACAAGTCCAAGCCCCTGTTTCGCACGACAATCCGAAAAACCAAGAAGCTCACGCAGAATCCAATGTCCGCAGGCGACATGGCTCGGATGGTAAAGCGGCGCATGAAAGACGCTGGTCTGCCGCCCCGCCTCTCCCCGCATTCGTTTCGCGTGACCACGATCACGGACCTTCTTAGCCAAGGCGTTCCACTTGAGGACGTTCAGAACCTGGCTGGCCATGCCGACCCGAGAACGACCCGGCTCTACGATCGGCGGCAGCGACGAGTTACTCGGAACCTTGTCGAGCGAATTTCAATCTGA
- a CDS encoding aminotransferase class V-fold PLP-dependent enzyme, which produces MSVLYLDTARLGRTCAAASQAQLDVNRLLVDDPSLYCENLFRNGADAWPEERLAQYPSFQHWHGLQSLQREFAKHFSVSDPENVFLASRSVQLVRLASRTMFRACRNVLTCDMNWPHWQHVVADEAARSGQAVSVAEIHSAVFDKGLSAKSLVETLAAAFLDRDCDGIFLPAVTNLGIRLPISDLLSRLKPSGRLRFVLVDAAQSFCQLPEPSPTKHVDMTITGCHKWLGGGNPLGVAICGRPIVAEQFRQILQSGHCPELEDPLLRFSQQIGGNSVSRYLETVNVTPLFTVNAAIREERTKRKHLREQLERQQRNLDTVEQCVDGTPWNLLDIDESLRSGIMLLQSQDPLHREADCLALGDRFRERGVAFSSYPQGVIRISTPKSLVSNHAANVMERAFQCVA; this is translated from the coding sequence GTGTCAGTTCTTTACTTAGACACCGCGAGGCTGGGCAGGACGTGTGCGGCCGCATCTCAGGCTCAGCTCGACGTCAATCGGCTTCTGGTCGACGATCCGTCGCTGTACTGCGAGAATCTCTTCAGAAATGGCGCTGATGCCTGGCCAGAGGAACGCCTTGCTCAATATCCTTCGTTTCAGCATTGGCATGGGCTCCAGTCGCTTCAACGTGAATTCGCCAAACACTTTTCGGTTTCCGATCCGGAGAACGTCTTTCTTGCGAGCCGATCAGTTCAACTTGTGAGGCTAGCTTCTCGCACCATGTTTCGAGCGTGCCGTAACGTGCTGACCTGCGACATGAATTGGCCACACTGGCAACATGTCGTCGCCGATGAAGCTGCCCGAAGTGGTCAGGCAGTGTCGGTCGCGGAAATCCATTCGGCGGTTTTCGATAAAGGACTCTCGGCTAAATCACTCGTAGAAACGCTTGCCGCCGCATTTCTTGATCGAGACTGCGATGGCATTTTCCTCCCGGCAGTGACCAATCTAGGAATTCGCCTGCCAATTTCCGACCTCCTTTCACGATTAAAACCGAGCGGTCGACTCCGTTTCGTTCTCGTTGATGCGGCTCAAAGTTTTTGCCAGCTACCTGAACCATCACCCACGAAACACGTTGATATGACGATTACAGGATGTCATAAGTGGCTCGGAGGCGGGAATCCACTTGGCGTAGCGATCTGCGGACGTCCTATCGTCGCTGAGCAGTTTCGCCAAATCCTTCAATCAGGACATTGTCCTGAACTCGAAGATCCCTTGCTGAGATTCAGCCAGCAGATCGGCGGAAACTCCGTTAGTCGGTATTTGGAGACCGTAAATGTCACCCCACTCTTCACAGTGAATGCGGCAATCCGCGAAGAACGAACGAAACGCAAGCATCTGCGAGAACAACTCGAGCGTCAGCAACGGAACCTCGATACCGTTGAGCAATGCGTCGACGGCACGCCTTGGAACTTGCTGGACATTGATGAGTCACTTCGCAGCGGGATTATGTTGCTCCAATCGCAAGACCCGCTGCATCGAGAAGCGGATTGCCTAGCACTCGGAGACCGGTTCCGGGAGCGAGGCGTTGCGTTCAGTAGCTACCCCCAAGGAGTCATCCGAATATCGACACCGAAATCTCTCGTGTCCAATCATGCGGCGAATGTGATGGAGCGAGCCTTTCAATGTGTTGCCTAG